A genomic region of Planococcus kocurii contains the following coding sequences:
- the fabL gene encoding enoyl-[acyl-carrier-protein] reductase FabL: protein MTEQKVALVTGSSKGLGKALAIALAEQGYDIVVNYARSKTAALETVKEIEARGQKALLVRANVGDVEKLRGMFQTIKEEFGRLDVFVSNAASGVLRPIMELEESHWDWTMNINARAMLFGAQEAAKLMDKGGKIVGISSLGSIRYLENYTTIGVSKAAVESLTRYLAVEMAPLGIAVNTVSGGALDTDALKHFPNRDDLLNDARINTPAGRMVEVDDMVKAALFLISPDSDMIRGQTIIVDGGRSVVM, encoded by the coding sequence ATGACAGAACAAAAAGTAGCATTAGTAACAGGTAGCAGTAAAGGGCTAGGCAAAGCACTGGCAATCGCACTGGCAGAACAAGGATACGATATCGTCGTCAACTACGCGCGTAGCAAAACGGCTGCGCTTGAAACTGTAAAAGAAATTGAAGCACGAGGACAAAAAGCTTTGCTGGTTCGCGCTAATGTAGGAGATGTTGAGAAACTGCGTGGCATGTTCCAGACCATTAAAGAAGAATTTGGGAGACTAGATGTTTTCGTATCCAATGCGGCTTCTGGTGTTTTACGACCGATTATGGAACTAGAAGAATCTCATTGGGACTGGACGATGAACATTAATGCAAGAGCCATGTTATTTGGTGCTCAAGAAGCTGCAAAGTTAATGGACAAAGGCGGTAAAATTGTTGGTATTAGTTCATTAGGTTCAATTCGCTATTTGGAAAATTATACGACGATAGGTGTTTCAAAAGCAGCTGTAGAATCACTGACACGTTATTTAGCTGTAGAAATGGCGCCCCTTGGAATTGCGGTTAATACAGTATCCGGTGGAGCACTCGATACAGACGCGTTAAAACATTTTCCAAACCGTGATGATTTATTGAATGATGCACGGATTAATACACCAGCAGGCCGTATGGTTGAGGTTGATGATATGGTCAAAGCTGCTTTGTTCTTGATTTCTCCCGACTCGGATATGATCCGTGGTCAAACGATTATTGTCGATGGAGGTCGCTCAGTCGTTATGTAA
- a CDS encoding YfhH family protein: protein MTEKKPYSDMTEHELRGEIANLKEKARKAEQLGIVNEFAVLERKAMMAAAYMLNPADFKQGEIYRIEGDPNVYFQIDYLKGRFAWGYRMGGEKFTEALPISMLRPLKEGK from the coding sequence ATGACTGAGAAAAAACCATACAGTGACATGACAGAGCATGAACTTCGCGGAGAAATTGCTAACTTAAAAGAAAAAGCTAGAAAAGCTGAGCAACTAGGCATCGTCAATGAATTCGCAGTACTCGAGCGAAAAGCCATGATGGCAGCAGCTTATATGCTGAATCCCGCTGATTTTAAACAAGGCGAGATATACCGCATTGAAGGAGACCCAAATGTCTATTTTCAAATCGATTATTTAAAAGGTCGTTTTGCTTGGGGTTACCGAATGGGTGGAGAAAAATTTACAGAGGCGCTGCCTATTTCGATGCTGCGTCCATTGAAAGAAGGGAAGTAA
- a CDS encoding MFS transporter, which yields MKKFSKSERGRFWILVAIVSISGFSQGMLLPLIAVIFEQDGVSSALNGLSATGLYIGTLVIAPFMEPQLRKFGYKPLILVGGGLVVVSLFLFPLWKSVLFWFVLRILIGIGDQALHFSTQTWITSTSPHHRLGRNIAIYGMSFSIGFGAGPLFVPMVEVFEALPFIISGLLCLLAWSLVFLLRNDFPEVTGSAMTAKGTVGRFKAAILIAWVAFLPPLGYGFLEASLNAIYPVYALRQSIEVGMVSIMLAAFSAGAIVTQLPLGNLSDRIGRKKVLLVALAGGALVFATASFYESNAWVTVGFFAVAGMFVGSTFSLGISYMADLMPKELLPTGNLLCGIGFSIGSLAGPTMGGLFVQFSGGVSFLLLIAGILLIITVPIALKNPVKTSNA from the coding sequence ATGAAGAAATTTTCAAAAAGTGAGCGTGGCCGATTTTGGATTCTTGTTGCCATTGTCTCGATTTCAGGCTTTTCACAAGGCATGCTGCTGCCATTAATCGCAGTTATTTTTGAACAGGATGGTGTATCTTCCGCATTAAATGGCTTGAGTGCCACAGGTTTGTATATTGGAACATTAGTAATCGCGCCTTTTATGGAACCGCAATTGCGAAAATTTGGTTACAAACCATTGATTTTAGTAGGCGGAGGATTAGTTGTCGTATCGCTTTTTCTTTTTCCGTTATGGAAATCAGTGTTGTTTTGGTTTGTGTTGCGTATTTTAATTGGTATTGGTGATCAAGCCTTACATTTTTCAACGCAAACTTGGATTACGAGTACGTCGCCACACCACCGGTTAGGACGTAATATCGCGATTTATGGGATGTCTTTCAGTATCGGTTTTGGAGCGGGTCCACTATTTGTTCCGATGGTAGAAGTGTTTGAAGCTCTGCCATTCATCATTTCAGGTTTATTGTGTTTGCTAGCTTGGTCATTGGTTTTTTTGCTTAGAAATGATTTTCCTGAAGTTACGGGAAGTGCCATGACAGCAAAAGGTACGGTAGGACGATTTAAAGCAGCCATCCTCATTGCTTGGGTTGCCTTTCTTCCACCGCTGGGCTATGGGTTTTTAGAAGCTTCACTCAATGCCATTTATCCAGTTTATGCGCTTCGTCAGTCTATTGAAGTTGGAATGGTTTCGATTATGCTAGCCGCTTTTTCAGCAGGAGCGATTGTTACGCAATTGCCACTTGGGAATTTGAGTGATCGCATCGGTCGAAAAAAAGTACTGTTAGTAGCATTGGCCGGTGGAGCGCTAGTTTTTGCTACTGCTAGCTTTTATGAATCGAATGCTTGGGTAACTGTTGGATTTTTTGCAGTAGCGGGTATGTTTGTTGGTTCAACATTTTCACTGGGTATATCTTATATGGCAGATTTGATGCCAAAAGAGTTATTGCCAACAGGGAACTTGTTATGTGGAATCGGATTTAGTATTGGCAGCTTAGCAGGACCTACAATGGGTGGATTATTTGTTCAATTCTCAGGAGGGGTAAGTTTTCTGCTGCTCATCGCTGGTATTTTACTAATAATTACAGTACCGATTGCCCTGAAAAATCCAGTGAAAACGAGTAATGCTTAA
- a CDS encoding YfhJ family protein — translation MKEIIDQLTIELQEKNPNLTEEKARTWVELLASDFESSYAKAGYDYQGTAVVEKVMRQWIDSYGDKIHEFAGTNPKYAHLLND, via the coding sequence ATGAAAGAAATTATCGATCAACTAACAATTGAGTTACAGGAAAAAAATCCGAATCTTACAGAAGAGAAAGCACGGACATGGGTTGAACTACTAGCATCTGACTTTGAATCGTCTTACGCCAAAGCAGGATACGATTACCAAGGGACCGCAGTAGTTGAAAAAGTCATGCGACAGTGGATCGACAGCTATGGCGACAAAATTCATGAATTTGCCGGAACGAATCCGAAATATGCACATCTTTTAAACGACTAA
- a CDS encoding metal-dependent hydrolase yields MDTGTHIVMGIALGGLAMADPVVASHPVTMTAVISGVIIGSLAPDVDTVLKLRDNAVYIRHHRGATHSIPAVLLWPLLIAGAISLIFPEANLLHLWLWSFLAVFIHVFVDIFNSYGTQALRPISNRWIALGVINTFDPIIFGAHVLALTIWAFGADPVWTISILYITLFFYYLARFALQAAIKKAVLNTIPGASAVFVAPTMRFFHWRIAADTERHHYVGRAYGRTINIYDKFMKKEMPENNLIQAAMKDKNIAAFISFSPLYRWEINEYGDIFEVRLIDLRYRSNDYYPFVAVAHLDKECKIINSYTGWIFSEDKLRKKLDFSHN; encoded by the coding sequence ATGGATACAGGTACTCATATTGTCATGGGTATCGCCCTTGGTGGCCTCGCAATGGCCGATCCCGTCGTCGCCAGTCACCCCGTTACCATGACCGCTGTTATTTCTGGTGTTATTATTGGCTCGTTAGCGCCAGATGTTGATACTGTTTTAAAATTGCGAGATAACGCTGTTTATATTCGCCACCATAGAGGTGCAACTCATTCGATTCCGGCAGTATTGTTATGGCCATTGCTTATAGCAGGTGCGATTTCTCTGATTTTTCCAGAAGCTAATCTACTGCATTTATGGCTTTGGTCTTTCTTGGCTGTCTTTATCCATGTGTTCGTCGATATTTTCAACTCGTATGGTACACAAGCCTTAAGGCCAATCTCTAACCGCTGGATTGCGCTTGGTGTCATTAACACCTTCGATCCGATTATTTTTGGTGCACACGTGTTGGCTTTAACGATATGGGCATTTGGCGCTGATCCTGTTTGGACCATTAGCATCCTGTATATTACCTTATTCTTCTACTATCTTGCACGTTTTGCGCTACAAGCCGCAATTAAAAAAGCCGTTCTCAACACCATCCCAGGTGCTTCTGCCGTTTTTGTGGCACCGACGATGCGTTTTTTTCACTGGCGTATTGCTGCCGACACTGAACGTCACCATTATGTCGGCCGTGCATATGGGCGAACAATCAACATCTACGATAAATTTATGAAAAAAGAAATGCCTGAAAATAACTTGATTCAAGCAGCAATGAAAGACAAAAACATAGCTGCATTCATTTCGTTTTCTCCATTGTACCGTTGGGAAATCAACGAGTACGGCGACATTTTCGAAGTGCGATTGATTGACCTGCGCTATCGCAGCAATGATTATTATCCATTTGTTGCTGTAGCTCATTTGGACAAAGAATGTAAAATTATCAATTCGTATACGGGCTGGATTTTTAGCGAAGACAAGTTAAGAAAAAAACTAGATTTTAGCCATAACTAG
- a CDS encoding TIGR01777 family oxidoreductase has translation MKVAITGGTGFVGKELTRLLLDRGDEVVILTRNPKTTANKITYAKWLEKDAVPEKQLEGVDAFVNLAGTSINDGRWSEEQKKMIYSSRMDATNELLRIIHKLEKKPKVLVNASAVGIYPPSQTVTYTEASAELGSDFLAQTVRDWEILAHRAEEDGLRVACGRFGIVLGKNGGALPLMALPYKMFAGGTVGSGKQWLSWVHIKDVARALAFALDTDQLSGAFNVTAPSPKQMKDFGKEIAHTLGRPHWIPVPSFAMKAILGEKSQLVLEGQRVLPTVLQQHGFQFKFSNLRSALADIYK, from the coding sequence ATGAAAGTAGCAATTACAGGTGGCACAGGATTCGTTGGCAAAGAATTGACTCGCTTACTACTTGATCGAGGCGATGAAGTAGTTATTTTGACGAGAAATCCAAAAACGACAGCCAATAAAATTACATACGCCAAATGGCTGGAGAAAGATGCTGTTCCAGAAAAACAATTAGAAGGCGTTGATGCTTTTGTTAATTTGGCTGGTACTTCTATTAACGATGGTCGATGGAGTGAAGAACAGAAAAAAATGATTTACTCAAGTCGGATGGATGCCACGAATGAATTATTGCGCATTATTCACAAGCTAGAGAAAAAGCCGAAAGTTTTAGTAAACGCCAGTGCTGTCGGTATTTACCCACCTTCTCAAACGGTTACTTATACTGAGGCTTCTGCCGAACTTGGTTCAGACTTCTTGGCACAAACGGTTCGTGATTGGGAAATTTTAGCTCATCGCGCTGAAGAAGATGGATTACGTGTAGCGTGTGGGCGTTTCGGCATTGTTCTTGGGAAAAATGGAGGGGCTTTACCTTTAATGGCTTTGCCTTATAAAATGTTCGCTGGCGGCACTGTTGGGTCTGGTAAACAATGGCTGTCATGGGTTCATATTAAAGACGTCGCTCGGGCATTAGCTTTTGCACTCGATACTGATCAATTAAGCGGCGCCTTTAATGTCACCGCTCCAAGTCCAAAACAAATGAAGGATTTTGGCAAGGAAATTGCCCATACACTTGGACGGCCGCATTGGATTCCTGTCCCATCATTTGCTATGAAAGCTATCCTAGGGGAGAAGAGTCAGCTAGTTCTTGAAGGCCAACGAGTCCTCCCTACGGTTCTTCAGCAACATGGTTTCCAATTCAAGTTTTCTAATTTACGATCAGCACTGGCTGATATCTATAAATAA
- the recX gene encoding recombination regulator RecX — protein sequence MPIISKITQGKKNPERYNIFFEDKYAFSVDEAVLIRYQLTKGKELDQWTIEEVNFEDEVRKAYNKALYYLGFRMRSEGEVRQKLKEKEYGDAVIDEAIKKLYVHSFLDDQQFSEALMRTQIKSGKKGPRAIQQDMQKRGIDKQMQKDVLDSYSEEEQLEIAKGLAEKIALKEKMKTPSQIHQKINDTLMRKGYNYSLIKLAIEELDLEKNDDQWLEIVAEQGDKLWRKQSSKLSGYDLKSKVKQGLYQKGFPSEVINDYLDKKELEDD from the coding sequence ATGCCGATTATTTCAAAAATCACACAGGGAAAGAAAAACCCTGAAAGGTATAATATCTTTTTCGAAGATAAATATGCTTTTAGCGTGGATGAGGCGGTGCTTATTAGGTATCAGCTGACAAAAGGCAAAGAGCTGGACCAATGGACCATCGAAGAAGTTAACTTCGAAGACGAAGTCCGAAAAGCCTATAATAAAGCTCTTTATTACCTTGGCTTCCGTATGCGAAGCGAAGGAGAAGTACGCCAAAAGTTAAAAGAAAAAGAATACGGAGATGCCGTAATAGATGAAGCGATTAAGAAACTATATGTCCATAGTTTTTTAGATGATCAACAATTTTCAGAAGCGCTGATGAGAACCCAAATCAAATCAGGAAAAAAAGGTCCGCGCGCAATCCAGCAAGATATGCAAAAGAGAGGGATTGATAAACAGATGCAAAAAGACGTCTTAGATTCCTATTCCGAAGAAGAGCAATTGGAAATTGCCAAAGGCCTTGCAGAGAAAATTGCACTTAAAGAAAAGATGAAAACGCCAAGCCAAATCCATCAAAAAATTAATGACACCCTGATGAGAAAAGGCTATAACTATTCGTTGATTAAACTAGCAATTGAAGAACTTGACCTTGAGAAAAATGATGATCAGTGGTTGGAAATTGTCGCAGAACAAGGCGATAAGTTATGGCGCAAGCAGAGTTCAAAACTGTCCGGCTATGATTTGAAATCGAAAGTTAAGCAAGGACTTTACCAAAAGGGATTTCCAAGTGAAGTAATCAACGACTATCTAGATAAGAAGGAGCTTGAAGATGACTGA
- the rlmD gene encoding 23S rRNA (uracil(1939)-C(5))-methyltransferase RlmD yields the protein MNDKPSIEEGQKIPMTIKRLGINGEGIGYFKRNVVFVPGALPGEEIVAQVTVVKRNFAQARIIKILSASPHRQTPPCPIYEACGGCQLQHMTYDQQLVEKRDLVVQALERYLKGTTVHVEKTIGMEEPWRYRNKSQFQTRLKGTKVIAGLFAEGSHQLLDIDECIVQHPDTTVITNAVKRILEELKMPIYDGKTMKGIIRTIVVRTGVRTGEIQLVLVTTRSKIPQKELLMERLQKIDTNLVSIVQNINKEKTSLIFGDETITLFGKDTIHEELGELAFDLSARAFFQLNPTQTVKLYDEIKRAAELTGQETVVDAYCGVGTIGLWLADRAKEVRGMDVLHESVVDAKANAKAQGYTAKYVTGTAEKWLELWSNEGFVPDVLTVDPPRTGLADSLLQTILKVKPKRFVYTSCNPSTLAKDLQQLTKIYRIEYIQPVDMFPQTAQVESVTKLVLK from the coding sequence ATGAACGATAAACCTAGTATTGAAGAAGGCCAGAAAATTCCGATGACCATTAAACGACTCGGCATTAACGGCGAAGGCATTGGCTATTTTAAACGTAATGTCGTATTTGTTCCAGGAGCTCTTCCAGGTGAAGAAATCGTGGCGCAAGTAACTGTAGTCAAGCGCAACTTTGCACAAGCACGCATTATTAAAATATTAAGCGCTTCTCCCCATCGTCAGACACCACCTTGTCCAATTTATGAAGCATGCGGCGGCTGTCAATTGCAACACATGACGTATGATCAGCAATTAGTTGAAAAGCGGGATCTTGTCGTACAGGCATTGGAGCGCTACCTAAAAGGGACGACCGTGCATGTTGAGAAAACCATCGGCATGGAAGAACCGTGGCGTTACCGCAACAAGAGCCAATTCCAGACACGCTTAAAAGGCACAAAAGTTATCGCAGGATTGTTTGCAGAAGGCTCTCATCAACTTTTGGATATCGATGAATGTATCGTTCAGCACCCCGATACAACGGTCATTACGAACGCAGTCAAGCGAATTTTGGAAGAATTGAAAATGCCAATATACGATGGCAAGACGATGAAAGGCATTATCCGTACCATCGTTGTCCGCACTGGTGTTAGAACGGGTGAAATTCAGCTGGTCTTAGTGACGACACGTTCGAAGATTCCACAAAAAGAATTATTAATGGAACGTCTGCAAAAAATCGACACAAACTTAGTATCAATCGTTCAAAACATCAATAAAGAAAAAACTTCTTTGATTTTTGGAGACGAAACGATTACATTGTTCGGCAAAGATACGATCCACGAAGAGTTAGGCGAATTGGCATTCGATTTGTCAGCACGTGCCTTTTTCCAACTAAATCCGACGCAAACCGTCAAACTATACGATGAAATCAAACGCGCTGCTGAATTAACTGGACAAGAAACGGTCGTCGATGCTTATTGTGGCGTCGGAACGATTGGACTTTGGCTAGCAGACCGTGCTAAAGAAGTTCGGGGCATGGACGTTTTACACGAAAGTGTGGTTGACGCTAAAGCCAATGCTAAAGCACAAGGCTATACAGCAAAATATGTTACAGGTACAGCCGAGAAATGGTTGGAGCTTTGGAGCAACGAAGGATTTGTTCCGGATGTGTTAACCGTAGATCCACCACGTACTGGACTTGCCGATTCACTTTTGCAAACTATTTTAAAAGTAAAACCGAAGCGTTTTGTTTATACGTCTTGCAATCCTTCCACTTTAGCTAAGGATTTACAGCAATTAACTAAAATCTACCGCATTGAATACATTCAACCGGTCGATATGTTCCCACAAACAGCGCAAGTAGAATCTGTTACAAAATTAGTACTGAAATAA
- a CDS encoding OsmC family protein, with protein sequence MNYSMNENGFTGHLPFGDIQISGDEEYGFRPYQLLISSLAVCSGGVMRKVLDKMRMPAKDIQIEVTEVVRNDEEAGRVEKIHLHFTITGDIDEKKMARVMELTRKNCSMVQSVKDSIEIIESFEVRQT encoded by the coding sequence ATGAACTATTCAATGAACGAAAACGGCTTTACAGGGCATTTGCCTTTTGGTGACATCCAAATTTCAGGCGACGAGGAATATGGTTTTAGACCTTATCAATTATTGATCTCTTCGTTGGCTGTATGTAGTGGTGGGGTTATGAGAAAAGTCCTCGATAAAATGAGGATGCCTGCTAAAGATATTCAAATCGAAGTAACAGAAGTTGTTCGCAATGACGAAGAAGCTGGTCGTGTGGAAAAAATTCATTTACACTTTACGATTACTGGTGACATTGACGAAAAGAAAATGGCGCGTGTTATGGAATTAACTCGAAAAAACTGCTCAATGGTTCAGTCGGTAAAGGATTCTATCGAAATCATTGAAAGCTTTGAAGTTCGTCAAACATGA
- the mutY gene encoding A/G-specific adenine glycosylase, whose product MPWRRTADPYQIWISEIMLQQTRVDTVIPYYKRFIEKFPTLNDLAQADEQILLKQWEGLGYYSRARNLQAGVKEVAENYGGIVPNSRKEISSLKGVGPYTAGAVLSIAYGIPEHAVDGNVMRVLSRILLIEEDIAKPKTRKIFEEAVTEIISHEDPSSFNQGLMELGALICTPTSPKCLLCPVREHCAAFHEGKQNELPIKTKAKKTKSLQYAMVAIRNEGKFLMEQRPESGLLANMWQFPLLETAIDALPLEIEEQLSERLKGVVDKAEKITSFKHVFSHLTWNVDGFIADSKDIVALDRMRWVTAEELELLPVAGPVQKMKTALQQRGDV is encoded by the coding sequence TTGCCTTGGAGACGTACAGCAGATCCTTATCAAATCTGGATTTCAGAAATTATGTTACAGCAAACCCGTGTAGATACGGTTATTCCTTATTATAAACGCTTTATCGAAAAATTTCCCACTTTGAATGACTTGGCACAAGCAGATGAACAAATTTTACTGAAACAATGGGAAGGGCTAGGCTACTACTCGCGTGCACGCAATTTACAAGCTGGAGTCAAAGAAGTAGCTGAGAACTATGGTGGTATCGTTCCAAATAGTCGAAAAGAAATTTCTTCTTTAAAAGGTGTGGGTCCGTATACAGCAGGAGCGGTATTAAGCATTGCTTACGGTATTCCAGAGCATGCAGTAGATGGCAACGTTATGCGTGTGTTGTCGCGAATTTTACTGATTGAAGAAGATATCGCGAAGCCAAAGACGCGTAAAATTTTTGAAGAAGCCGTCACAGAAATTATCAGCCATGAGGATCCTTCTTCATTTAACCAGGGATTAATGGAGTTGGGTGCTTTGATCTGTACGCCCACTTCGCCGAAATGTCTGTTATGTCCTGTGCGAGAGCATTGTGCTGCTTTCCACGAAGGAAAGCAAAATGAATTGCCGATTAAGACGAAAGCTAAGAAAACCAAATCATTGCAATACGCAATGGTAGCCATACGCAATGAAGGTAAATTCCTTATGGAACAGCGACCAGAAAGTGGATTATTAGCGAATATGTGGCAGTTCCCGCTGTTAGAAACAGCCATAGATGCGCTACCGCTAGAAATCGAAGAGCAATTGTCCGAAAGGTTAAAAGGCGTCGTGGACAAAGCTGAAAAAATTACTTCTTTCAAACATGTCTTTTCTCATTTAACATGGAACGTGGACGGTTTTATTGCCGATAGTAAAGACATAGTCGCACTAGATCGCATGAGATGGGTGACAGCAGAAGAGTTAGAGTTATTGCCGGTTGCAGGACCGGTTCAAAAAATGAAAACAGCTTTACAGCAAAGAGGAGATGTATAG